Proteins co-encoded in one Parcubacteria group bacterium genomic window:
- the thyA gene encoding thymidylate synthase, producing the protein MKQYLELLRDIKENGIDKSDRTGIGTRSVFGRQIRFDLSKGFPLVTTKKVPIRLILHELLWFLKGDTNIKYLVDNSVNIWNEWPFQAWLKAQGLTEQFPMYTEGWHEKMKEFVERIKEDAAFAEEWGDLGPVYGKQWVRWEAKDGSTINQVAQAQEMIRNNPDSRRIIVNAWNVADIQELVKSKTNSPPACHTMFQFYVNRGILSCQMYQRTADMFLGVPFNIASYALLTMMMAQTTGLKLGDFVHTFGDAHIYKNHLEQAGEQLSREPRLLPQVKLNPEVKDVFDFEFDDFELVGYDPHPAIKAPIAV; encoded by the coding sequence ATGAAGCAGTATTTAGAACTTCTTCGCGACATCAAGGAAAACGGGATTGATAAGAGCGACCGCACCGGCATTGGCACGCGCAGCGTGTTTGGCCGGCAGATTCGGTTTGACCTGTCCAAAGGATTCCCCCTGGTGACCACAAAGAAAGTGCCGATTCGCCTGATTCTGCACGAGCTCTTGTGGTTTTTGAAGGGCGATACCAACATCAAGTACCTCGTGGACAATAGCGTGAATATCTGGAACGAGTGGCCATTCCAGGCGTGGTTGAAAGCCCAGGGGCTCACTGAACAGTTTCCCATGTACACGGAGGGGTGGCACGAGAAAATGAAAGAGTTCGTGGAGCGCATCAAAGAGGATGCGGCGTTCGCCGAGGAGTGGGGTGATCTGGGGCCGGTGTACGGCAAGCAGTGGGTCCGTTGGGAAGCAAAGGACGGCTCAACCATTAACCAAGTTGCGCAGGCACAGGAGATGATCCGCAACAACCCTGATTCGCGGCGCATTATCGTAAATGCGTGGAACGTGGCTGATATCCAGGAGCTCGTCAAAAGCAAAACCAATTCCCCGCCCGCGTGCCACACCATGTTCCAGTTTTACGTCAACCGCGGAATACTCTCGTGCCAGATGTACCAGCGCACTGCGGATATGTTTCTTGGGGTGCCGTTCAACATTGCGTCCTACGCGCTTTTGACCATGATGATGGCCCAGACCACGGGCCTCAAGCTGGGTGATTTTGTGCACACGTTCGGGGACGCGCACATCTACAAGAACCATCTTGAGCAGGCAGGGGAACAGCTTTCCCGCGAGCCGCGCTTATTGCCGCAGGTGAAGCTGAATCCAGAAGTCAAAGACGTGTTTGATTTTGAGTTTGATGATTTTGAGCTGGTTGGCTATGACCCGCACCCTGCCATAAAAGCGCCGATTGCGGTATAA
- a CDS encoding dihydrofolate reductase encodes MQKPVISAIAAIGKNRELGANGTIPWHVPEDLKHFKQTTLGHPVIMGRKTFESLGIHKPLPGRLNIVITRNPDYKAEGALVVSSVEDAIEEASKHDQQEIFIIGGAEIFKLAMHLINRLYLTVIDGNFEADTFFPEYGEFGRVISRKELDTDEYHVTFLELDK; translated from the coding sequence ATGCAAAAGCCAGTCATCAGCGCAATCGCGGCCATCGGCAAAAACCGCGAGCTCGGGGCCAACGGCACCATCCCCTGGCACGTCCCGGAGGATTTGAAGCACTTCAAACAGACCACCCTGGGGCACCCGGTGATCATGGGGCGCAAGACCTTTGAGTCGCTCGGCATCCACAAGCCTTTGCCCGGGCGTTTGAACATTGTCATCACCCGAAATCCGGACTACAAAGCCGAGGGCGCTCTTGTCGTATCATCCGTTGAAGACGCGATTGAAGAAGCGAGCAAACATGATCAACAAGAAATTTTTATCATCGGCGGAGCAGAGATTTTCAAGCTCGCCATGCACCTCATCAACCGGCTGTATTTGACCGTCATAGACGGCAATTTTGAAGCTGATACATTCTTCCCAGAATACGGAGAATTTGGTAGAGTGATAAGCAGGAAAGAACTTGATACGGATGAGTACCACGTAACGTTTTTGGAGTTAGATAAATGA